In the genome of Lysobacter sp. 5GHs7-4, the window CCACCGACGCCTCGGCGCTGAGCACGCCGGCGCCGGCCATGAACTTGATCACTTCGGCGCCGTGCTTGACGTTGTCGCGCACCTTGGCGCGCACCGCTTCGACGCCGTCGGCGACGCCGGTGGCGTTGTGGAATTCCAGATACGGGGAGAAACCGGTATTGCCGTCGATATGGCCGCCGGTGGCGCCGATCGCCAGGCCCGAGGCCAGGATGCGCGGGCCCTGCAGCTTGCGGTGCTCGATCGCGCGCGCCAGGGCGACGTCGATGTACTCGCCCGAGCCCAGATTGCGCACCGTGGTGAAGCCCGCATGCAGGGTGCGCTGCGCGTACAGGTGAGCGGTCACTGCGTCGTCGATCGGACTGCGCTTGAGGATGTCCTCGAAATAGTTGCCGGTGCCACTGGTGGGGTCGCCGGTGATGTGCACGTGCAGGTCGATGAAGCCCGGCAGCAGCGTGGCCGTGCCCAGGTCGATCAGCTGCGCGCCGGCCGGCGCCTCGCCGCCGGCCGACACGCCGACGATCTTGTCGCCCTCGATCAGCACCAGCGGCCGCTCGATCACGCGCTGATGCGCGGTGTCGACCAGGCGCGCGGCGCGCAGCGCGATGCGCTTGGGCGTGGCGGCGCCTTCGTCCGCGCGCGCGGCGGTGCCGGGCAGCGCGAGCAGCAGCAGGGCAAGCAGGACGGGCAGACGCATGGGCGGCACTCGCGGCAGGGGCGGAAGCGCCGAGTGTAGCCACGCCCGCGCGGGCGCAGCAGTGCAGGGCGTCGCGGTTGCGGGTCGCGCGGCGGAGGCTGGCACAAAAAAAGCGGGCCCCGTCGCCGGGGCCCGCCGTTCTTGGCTGCGATGCGGCGCGCGGCTTAGAAGCGCGCGCCCAGGCCCACGCCCAGGATCACCGGGTTCAGCTCGGCCTCGCCGACTTTGACGCCGTTGACGCGGGCGTCCGACTTGCCCTGCAGGTAGCGCACGTCGGCGCGCGCGAACCAAGTCGGGTTGATGTTGAGGTCGACGCCGGCGGTGGCCATCGCGCCCTTGGCGGTTTCCACGCCGATGCGCTGGCCGGCCAGCGCGCCGGTCGGTTCGGCCTTCTCGCCGCTGTAGTTGGACTCGTAATAGCCCAGGCCCACGAACGGGCGCACGATCTTGTCCGGCGCGCCGAAGTGGTACTGGCCGCTCACCGCGTACGGCTGCGCGTCGACGCTGCCGGCCTTGGCGCCGTTGAGGTTGACGCGGTGACCGAACTTGTCGGCCGCGCCCCAGGCTTCGACCGCGATGTTGTCGGTGATGTAGTAGCTGGCGCTCAGGGTGGCCGCGCCGTCGCCGTCGGCCTGCGCGCGCGCGCCGGCGATGGACGGGTTCTTGGTCGGCTCGGACAGCGCGTAGCCGCCGACGACGGCGAAGCGCTTGCCCGCGGCGGTGCCGGTGTCGGCGTCCTGGGCGAAGGCGGCCGGGGCAACGGCCAGGGTGCCCAGCAGGGCGAGGGTCAAATGACGAAAACGCATCATGGCGTGGACTCCTGTGTTCTTGTATGTGAGTGCCTTGGGGGAGGCGTGCGCAGGCTAGGCCGGTGCGCATGAACGGTGCTTGCCGCGCGAGCGCGCCGGACGGAACTTTCGCGTTCGATTTCGCGCCGCGTCGGTGCGTGCGCGGAGCACCGCGGTTATGAACCGGGCTTGAAAACAGCCTCAGTCGACGATGCGTTTAGCTGAACCAGTGCGTCGGAAGGCGCCGCGCGCTACGCACGCGTAGGCGCACAGACCGCGTCGTAGCGCGCGCCGTATGGTGCGAGGCGTGCGAAACGCGAGCCTGAATTTTTGCGGAAGCGCGGACCGTACGGTGCGCCACGCGCGAACGGTTCTTCGCAAACCGCTCGAAACCCGGCCCACCCGCGGCCTGCAACCGGCGATGAACGAACACCCGCAAACGCCGATCCCGGCGTCGTCGCCCGCGCCGGCTTCGCCATGACGAAGGTCACGCTCCCCACCGGCAGGGGACGCGGCCTGTGCGGCGCGGCATGATGCGCGCATCCCGTCACATGGAGTCAGACGATGTCATCCGCCCCGATCCGTACCGGCCGCCGCCTCGCGCCCCGCCTGCTGGCGTCGGCCGTGCTCGCCCTGAGCTGCGGCGCCGCCGCGGCCGCCGACGTCCATGTCGAGTGCAACGTCGAAAGCGACTACGAGCTGACCCTCAACGAGCGCAGTGTGATCTTCACCCGCGACAGCGGCACGCCCAAGGCGATCGTGATGCGTCAGGGCCGGCTGTTCGTCGACGACAAGTGGCTCAGCCTGAGCGCGGCCGACAGCCGCCGCATCGCCGACTTCGAAACCCAGACCCGCGCCGCCATGCCCGAGGCCCAGCGTATCGGCCGCGAGGCCGCCGAGATCGCCTTCACCGCCCTGGGCGAGGTCGCGGCCGGCTTCAGCAGCGACCCCAAAGCCGCGCGGGCCAAGCTGGACAAGGCGCGCGCGCAGATCGACGCGCGCCTGGCGCGTTCGGTGACGCC includes:
- a CDS encoding DUF2884 family protein, yielding MSSAPIRTGRRLAPRLLASAVLALSCGAAAAADVHVECNVESDYELTLNERSVIFTRDSGTPKAIVMRQGRLFVDDKWLSLSAADSRRIADFETQTRAAMPEAQRIGREAAEIAFTALGEVAAGFSSDPKAARAKLDKARAQIDARLARSVTPTHFNGNDLGDGIGEAVAEVIPSLIGDIVGGAIGAAFSGDETRLKRLENLDAQIEAKIEPRADALEARAEGLCRRMEALDGIDNALELRVDGKPLNLMTAKVGKRTDADKK
- a CDS encoding amidohydrolase family protein; this encodes MRLPVLLALLLLALPGTAARADEGAATPKRIALRAARLVDTAHQRVIERPLVLIEGDKIVGVSAGGEAPAGAQLIDLGTATLLPGFIDLHVHITGDPTSGTGNYFEDILKRSPIDDAVTAHLYAQRTLHAGFTTVRNLGSGEYIDVALARAIEHRKLQGPRILASGLAIGATGGHIDGNTGFSPYLEFHNATGVADGVEAVRAKVRDNVKHGAEVIKFMAGAGVLSAEASVGAPQYTQEEMNAIVDEAHRWGKRVAAHAHGAEAIRMAILAGVDSVEHASFIDDEGLRLAKQKGTWLVMDVYNDDYILAEYSRLGFPQQMIDKEKLVGRTQRESFRRAVRAGVRLGYGTDAGVYPHGDNRKQFPKMVEWGMTPMQALRAATSDAAELLGWSDKVGSVEAGRYADLVAVAGDPLADIHALDAQPVFVMKGGEVVVGQ
- a CDS encoding OmpW family outer membrane protein, which translates into the protein MMRFRHLTLALLGTLAVAPAAFAQDADTGTAAGKRFAVVGGYALSEPTKNPSIAGARAQADGDGAATLSASYYITDNIAVEAWGAADKFGHRVNLNGAKAGSVDAQPYAVSGQYHFGAPDKIVRPFVGLGYYESNYSGEKAEPTGALAGQRIGVETAKGAMATAGVDLNINPTWFARADVRYLQGKSDARVNGVKVGEAELNPVILGVGLGARF